One segment of Rhodanobacter thiooxydans DNA contains the following:
- a CDS encoding RNA polymerase sigma factor, with the protein MNSSDAVREGLIPLLPRLRRLARALAGQVADADDLVQIVLERALSRAAQWRPDAALDKWVFAIARNAWRDELRARGRVQHLFAPEEAGEMAADRASAQPAQQLELAMALAALPPDHREVVALVLVEGMSYGEAAELLEVPVGTVTSRLARARATLQAHLGKDA; encoded by the coding sequence GTGAATTCGAGCGACGCCGTGCGCGAAGGACTGATCCCGCTGTTGCCGCGCCTGCGCCGCCTGGCGCGGGCGCTGGCAGGGCAGGTCGCCGACGCCGACGACCTGGTGCAGATCGTGCTGGAACGTGCGTTGTCCCGTGCCGCGCAGTGGCGGCCGGACGCCGCACTGGACAAGTGGGTGTTCGCGATCGCGCGCAACGCCTGGCGCGACGAGCTGCGTGCGCGTGGCCGTGTGCAACATTTGTTCGCGCCCGAGGAGGCCGGTGAGATGGCCGCCGACCGCGCCAGCGCGCAGCCCGCGCAGCAGCTGGAACTGGCGATGGCGCTGGCGGCGTTGCCGCCGGATCATCGTGAAGTGGTAGCCCTGGTGCTGGTCGAGGGCATGTCCTACGGCGAAGCCGCCGAACTGCTGGAGGTGCCGGTGGGTACCGTCACCAGTCGCCTGGCCCGCGCCCGCGCCACCTTGCAGGCCCATCTTGGGAAAGACGCATGA
- a CDS encoding anti-sigma factor family protein: MNPIDDDTLQAYVDGELDASATARIDAALAHDAVLARRVRQARDVRAQLHAAFDPVLDEPVPTRLSALLQPPSARAAIPVTLPAGGQRTAATRHRVPRRWFVPGAALAASVALLAVALWSWRASDELVRMHGGQSFAAGALERALDHALASEPEPNAPVAIGLSFRSTDGRICRTFVLRPAPARAGLACHGDTGWALPVLGAAAPPEGGELRQAASALPPAVQAAVDARLRGNVFDARQERAARDAGWR, from the coding sequence ATGAACCCGATCGACGACGATACCTTGCAGGCTTACGTGGATGGCGAACTCGACGCGTCCGCCACGGCGCGTATCGACGCCGCGCTGGCGCACGACGCCGTGCTCGCCCGCCGCGTGCGGCAGGCGCGTGACGTGCGTGCGCAGCTGCACGCCGCGTTCGATCCGGTGCTCGACGAACCGGTACCGACGCGGCTGTCCGCCTTGCTGCAGCCGCCGTCCGCGCGGGCCGCGATACCGGTCACGCTACCTGCGGGCGGGCAACGCACGGCTGCCACGCGCCACCGTGTACCGCGTCGCTGGTTCGTGCCGGGTGCCGCGCTGGCCGCGTCGGTGGCGCTGCTCGCCGTGGCGTTGTGGTCATGGCGAGCCAGTGACGAGCTGGTGCGCATGCACGGCGGCCAGTCGTTTGCCGCGGGCGCGCTGGAGCGCGCGCTCGATCATGCGCTGGCGAGCGAACCGGAGCCGAATGCCCCGGTGGCGATCGGCCTGAGTTTCCGCAGTACCGACGGGCGCATCTGCCGCACCTTCGTGTTGCGCCCTGCGCCGGCGCGGGCCGGCCTTGCCTGCCACGGCGACACCGGCTGGGCGCTGCCCGTGCTTGGTGCGGCAGCTCCCCCGGAAGGCGGTGAACTGCGCCAGGCGGCGAGCGCGTTGCCACCCGCGGTGCAGGCCGCAGTCGACGCGCGTCTGCGCGGCAATGTCTTCGATGCACGGCAGGAGCGCGCGGCGCGCGACGCCGGCTGGCGTTAG
- a CDS encoding M1 family metallopeptidase — protein sequence MRSTLLVSAITLALAGVSMTGMAATPVHASTADLATTQLPRTVRPSHYDVAVVPHADKLSFDGAVVVTVDVLQPTRSITLNAIDMTFSSVSLKPLKGMLAIAAPKVVVDAKAQTATFTFAQPIPAGEYKLAMAYTGKIGTQANGLFAIDYATKAGKKRALYTQFENSDARRFIPSWDEPAYKATFNLAVTVPSNEMAVSNMPVASKKDLGNGMTRVTFQQSPKMSTYLLFFGLGEFERATTMADGTEIGVITQMGKKSQAGFTLKSASDVLREYNDYFGVKYPLPKLDNIASPGSSQFFSAMENWGAIYTFEYALLLDPSFSTQSDKQNVFNTAAHEMAHQWFGDLVTMRWWDDLWLNEGFASWMAARTTEKLHPEWHTNLDAVGTREGAMSRDAVATTHPVVQHVETVEQASQAFDSITYSKGEAVINMLEAYVGPDAWRNGVRNYIKAHAYGNTVSDDLWKAVQGVAGKPVTQIAHDFTLQPGIPLIRVASSACSYGKTTLTLSQGEFTKDRPNKTALKWHVPVIAQAIGGTEAARTVVDGKATLDVSGCGPVLVNAGQSGYYRTLYTPAEFAAIKADFTKLAPIDQMGLMGDTWALGMAGLQPASSYLDLAQATPADADPQIWGDIAGSFSGLHQYYRGDKARQARFDAFAIRQLKPVFARVGWEAKADEGDPTTILRTQLIGVLADLGDTDVVTEVQRRYAAQATDPKAVPAALRKTIYAVVARKADAATWDKLHAMAKAETTPLIKDRLYLLLSIAEDDALAQRALDLALTDEPGATNSAGMIRAAGYQHPDMAWTFAMAHRAQIDKLVDSTSSSRYYPGIGASSNDPAMIGKIKAYADAHIASSSRRAADTVIADIEYRQMVRKDRLPAIDAWLAKNGG from the coding sequence ATGCGTAGCACCCTGCTGGTTTCCGCGATCACCCTGGCGCTCGCTGGCGTTTCGATGACGGGCATGGCGGCCACGCCGGTCCACGCGTCCACGGCGGACCTCGCCACCACCCAGTTGCCGCGCACGGTGCGGCCCAGCCACTACGACGTGGCGGTGGTGCCGCATGCCGACAAGCTGAGTTTCGACGGCGCGGTGGTGGTGACGGTCGACGTGCTGCAGCCGACCCGCAGCATCACGCTCAATGCGATCGACATGACGTTCTCATCGGTGAGCCTGAAGCCGCTGAAGGGCATGTTGGCGATCGCGGCACCGAAGGTGGTGGTGGATGCCAAGGCGCAGACCGCCACCTTCACGTTTGCCCAGCCGATCCCGGCCGGCGAATACAAGCTGGCGATGGCCTACACCGGCAAGATCGGCACCCAGGCCAACGGCCTGTTCGCGATCGACTACGCGACCAAGGCCGGCAAGAAGCGCGCGCTGTACACGCAGTTCGAGAACTCCGACGCGCGCCGCTTCATCCCGTCGTGGGACGAACCGGCGTACAAGGCCACGTTCAATCTGGCAGTGACCGTGCCGAGCAACGAAATGGCAGTGAGCAACATGCCAGTTGCGTCAAAAAAGGACCTGGGCAATGGCATGACGCGGGTGACGTTCCAGCAGTCGCCGAAGATGTCGACCTACCTGCTGTTCTTCGGCCTGGGCGAGTTCGAGCGCGCCACCACCATGGCCGACGGCACCGAGATCGGCGTGATCACGCAGATGGGCAAGAAGTCGCAGGCCGGTTTCACGCTGAAGTCGGCCAGCGACGTGCTGCGCGAATACAACGATTATTTCGGCGTGAAGTATCCGCTGCCCAAGCTGGACAACATCGCTTCGCCCGGCAGCAGCCAGTTCTTCTCGGCGATGGAAAACTGGGGCGCAATCTACACCTTCGAATACGCCTTGCTGCTGGACCCGAGCTTCTCGACCCAGTCGGACAAGCAGAACGTGTTCAACACCGCCGCGCACGAAATGGCGCACCAGTGGTTCGGCGACCTGGTGACCATGCGCTGGTGGGACGACCTGTGGCTGAACGAGGGCTTCGCCTCGTGGATGGCCGCGCGCACCACCGAGAAGCTGCACCCGGAATGGCACACCAACCTCGACGCCGTCGGCACCCGCGAGGGCGCGATGTCGCGCGATGCCGTGGCCACCACGCACCCGGTGGTGCAGCACGTGGAAACGGTGGAGCAGGCCAGCCAGGCGTTCGATTCGATCACCTATTCGAAGGGCGAGGCGGTGATCAACATGCTGGAGGCTTATGTCGGCCCCGATGCCTGGCGCAATGGCGTGCGCAACTACATCAAGGCGCACGCCTACGGCAACACGGTGTCGGATGATCTGTGGAAGGCGGTGCAGGGCGTGGCTGGCAAGCCGGTGACGCAGATCGCGCACGACTTCACGCTGCAGCCGGGCATCCCGCTGATCCGCGTGGCGTCGTCCGCGTGCAGCTACGGCAAGACCACGCTGACCCTGAGCCAGGGCGAGTTCACCAAGGACCGCCCGAACAAGACCGCGTTGAAGTGGCATGTGCCCGTGATCGCCCAGGCCATCGGTGGCACCGAGGCCGCGCGCACGGTGGTGGACGGCAAGGCCACGCTGGACGTATCCGGTTGCGGCCCGGTGCTGGTGAATGCGGGGCAGAGCGGCTACTACCGCACGCTGTACACGCCGGCCGAGTTCGCAGCGATCAAGGCCGATTTCACCAAGCTGGCGCCGATCGACCAGATGGGCCTGATGGGCGACACCTGGGCACTGGGCATGGCCGGCCTGCAGCCGGCCTCCAGCTACCTCGACCTGGCCCAGGCGACCCCGGCCGATGCCGACCCGCAGATCTGGGGCGACATCGCCGGCAGTTTCTCGGGCCTGCACCAGTACTACCGCGGCGACAAGGCACGGCAGGCACGTTTCGACGCGTTTGCGATCAGGCAGCTGAAGCCGGTGTTTGCCCGTGTGGGCTGGGAGGCGAAGGCGGACGAGGGCGACCCGACCACGATCCTGCGCACGCAGCTGATCGGCGTGCTGGCCGACCTGGGCGACACCGACGTGGTCACCGAAGTGCAGCGTCGCTACGCCGCGCAGGCGACCGATCCGAAGGCGGTACCGGCGGCCCTGCGCAAGACCATCTATGCGGTGGTGGCGCGCAAGGCGGACGCCGCAACCTGGGACAAGCTGCACGCGATGGCCAAGGCCGAGACCACGCCGCTGATCAAGGATCGCCTGTACCTGCTGCTGTCGATCGCCGAGGACGACGCACTGGCCCAGCGCGCGCTGGATCTGGCACTGACCGACGAGCCGGGCGCGACCAACAGCGCCGGCATGATCCGCGCGGCCGGTTATCAGCATCCGGATATGGCCTGGACGTTCGCCATGGCGCACCGTGCGCAGATCGACAAGCTGGTCGACTCCACCTCCAGCAGCCGCTATTACCCGGGCATCGGCGCCAGCTCGAATGACCCGGCGATGATCGGCAAGATCAAGGCCTATGCCGACGCGCACATCGCCAGCAGCTCGCGTCGCGCTGCCGACACCGTCATTGCCGACATCGAGTATCGCCAGATGGTGCGCAAGGATCGCCTGCCGGCGATCGATGCGTGGCTGGCGAAGAACGGCGGCTGA
- a CDS encoding GGDEF domain-containing protein: MVDFESKAGPGSAVYKTLLESTRAIPWKIDWDSKQFAYIGPQIEVLLGWAPSSWVGVADWASRMHPEDRDWVVDFCVAQSQAGVDHEADYRALTRDGHYVWIRDVVHVVRNPDGTVDSLIGFMFDISERKRTEQQLISLQKEMEELSFRDGLTGVANRRRFDAIIELEWSNARRNRQPLSLLMIDIDYFKQYNDRYGHLEGDTCLKHVARVLNSAGTRARDLLARFGGEEFVLVLPETDEASAGKLAERCRELLLAEQIPHESSPIDSLLTISVGVCTMIPGHDDELRPFIDTVDKRLYQAKQQGRNRIVAG; the protein is encoded by the coding sequence ATGGTCGATTTTGAAAGCAAGGCAGGACCCGGCAGTGCCGTCTACAAGACGCTGCTGGAATCGACCCGGGCGATCCCGTGGAAGATCGACTGGGACAGCAAGCAGTTCGCCTATATCGGGCCGCAGATCGAGGTGTTGCTGGGTTGGGCGCCGTCGAGCTGGGTGGGCGTGGCTGACTGGGCCAGCCGCATGCATCCGGAGGACCGCGACTGGGTGGTGGATTTCTGCGTGGCGCAGTCGCAGGCGGGGGTGGACCACGAGGCCGACTACCGCGCGCTGACCCGCGATGGCCACTACGTGTGGATCCGCGACGTGGTGCACGTGGTGCGCAACCCCGACGGCACGGTCGACTCGCTGATCGGCTTCATGTTCGACATCAGCGAGCGCAAGCGCACCGAGCAGCAGCTGATCAGCCTGCAGAAAGAGATGGAAGAGCTTTCCTTCCGCGATGGCCTGACCGGTGTTGCCAATCGCCGGCGCTTCGACGCGATCATCGAGCTCGAATGGAGCAACGCGCGGCGCAACCGCCAGCCGCTGTCGCTGCTGATGATCGACATCGACTATTTCAAGCAGTACAACGACCGCTACGGCCACCTGGAAGGCGACACCTGCCTGAAGCACGTGGCACGGGTGCTGAATTCGGCGGGCACGCGTGCGCGCGATTTGCTGGCCCGCTTCGGCGGCGAGGAATTCGTGCTGGTGCTGCCTGAAACCGACGAGGCCTCTGCCGGCAAGCTGGCCGAACGCTGCCGCGAGCTGCTCCTGGCCGAGCAGATCCCGCACGAGTCATCGCCGATCGACTCGCTGCTGACGATCAGCGTTGGTGTGTGCACCATGATCCCGGGCCACGACGACGAGTTGCGGCCGTTCATCGACACGGTGGACAAGCGGCTGTACCAGGCCAAGCAGCAGGGGCGCAACCGCATCGTGGCAGGGTAG
- the gcvP gene encoding aminomethyl-transferring glycine dehydrogenase, translating into MSHNPTPSLRDLEHHGAFIERHIGPDDAEIAQMLRVIGHDSLESMTDAIVPGSIKSAAPLALPQAVTEEEALAKIRAIADRNEVFRSFIGQGYYGTLTPNVILRNILENPAWYTAYTPYQAEISQGRMEALINFQTMCADLTGMEIANASLLDEATAAAEAMTLAKRSCKSKSNVFFVSNGVHPQTLEVVRTRAEPLGIELVVGADSDAAGTEAFGVLLQYPDTFGSINDYRAIADAVHARGGLVAVATDLLALTLIAAPGEWGADIVVGNSQRFGVPFGNGGPHAAFMACRDAYKRSMPGRLIGVSIDAEGKAAYRLTLQTREQHIRREKATSNICTAQVLLAVMASMYAVYHGPEGLTRIARRTHRLSAILAASLRQAGVKVGANFFDTLHITDVDADAVHARAETLHINLRQIHGTCIGISLDETTTRAEVIALAGLFGAEIDNIDELDAATADALPAALLRQTDFLTHPVFNTHHSEHELLRYMRALADKDLAMDRTMIPLGSCTMKLNATAEMIPITWPEFGNIHPLAPTSQTTGYKELIDGLEAMLVECTGYDAVSLQPNSGAQGEYAGLLAIRAYHRSRNEAHRDICLIPESAHGTNPASAHLCGMSVVVTKCDANGNVDVEDIRRAAEKYSDRLAALMITYPSTHGVFEEDIVAICDIVHQHGGQVYTDGANMNALVGVAKPGKWGSDVSHLNLHKTFCIPHGGGGPGVGPCAVKSHLAPFLPRKLGEESAVGMVSAASFGSASILPISWMYITMMGQQGLRKATQVALLNANYIAKRLAAHYPTLYTGRNGLVAHECILDLRPLKDATGIGAEDVAKRLIDFGFHAPTLSFPVSGTLMVEPTESESQIELDRFIDAMIQIRDEIRAIEEGKLDREDNPLKNAPHTATMVSASEWTHAYPRELAAFPLASLKLQKYWSPVARVDNVYGDKNIMCACIPVDAYKEEAEA; encoded by the coding sequence ATGAGCCACAACCCCACTCCTTCCCTGCGCGACCTCGAACACCACGGCGCGTTCATCGAACGCCACATCGGCCCGGACGACGCCGAGATCGCGCAGATGCTGCGCGTCATCGGCCACGATTCGCTGGAGTCGATGACCGACGCCATCGTCCCCGGCTCGATCAAGTCCGCCGCCCCGCTGGCGTTGCCGCAGGCGGTCACCGAAGAGGAGGCGCTGGCGAAGATCCGCGCCATCGCCGACCGGAACGAGGTGTTCCGCAGCTTCATCGGCCAGGGCTACTACGGCACCCTCACGCCGAACGTCATCCTGCGCAACATCCTGGAGAACCCGGCCTGGTACACCGCGTACACGCCGTACCAGGCGGAGATTTCGCAGGGCCGCATGGAGGCGCTGATCAACTTCCAGACGATGTGCGCCGACCTCACCGGGATGGAGATCGCCAACGCCTCGCTGCTGGACGAAGCCACTGCCGCGGCCGAGGCGATGACCCTGGCCAAGCGCTCGTGCAAGTCGAAGTCGAACGTGTTCTTCGTGTCGAACGGCGTGCACCCGCAGACGCTGGAAGTGGTGCGCACGCGCGCCGAACCGCTGGGCATCGAGCTGGTGGTCGGCGCCGATAGCGATGCGGCCGGCACCGAGGCGTTCGGCGTGCTGCTGCAGTACCCGGACACCTTCGGCAGCATCAACGATTATCGGGCGATTGCCGACGCCGTGCATGCGCGTGGCGGCCTGGTCGCGGTGGCCACCGACCTGCTGGCGTTGACCCTGATCGCGGCCCCCGGTGAATGGGGCGCGGACATCGTGGTCGGCAACTCGCAGCGCTTCGGCGTGCCGTTCGGCAACGGCGGCCCGCATGCCGCCTTCATGGCCTGCCGCGATGCGTACAAGCGCTCGATGCCGGGCCGCCTGATCGGCGTGTCGATCGACGCCGAAGGCAAGGCCGCCTACCGCCTCACCCTGCAGACCCGCGAGCAGCACATCCGTCGCGAGAAGGCCACTTCCAACATCTGCACCGCGCAGGTGCTGCTGGCAGTGATGGCCAGCATGTACGCGGTCTACCACGGCCCGGAAGGGCTGACCCGCATCGCCCGCCGCACGCATCGTCTCAGCGCGATCCTCGCGGCATCGCTGCGCCAGGCCGGCGTCAAGGTGGGCGCAAACTTCTTCGACACCCTGCACATCACCGACGTCGATGCCGACGCCGTGCACGCACGTGCCGAAACGCTGCATATCAACTTGCGCCAGATCCACGGTACCTGCATCGGCATCAGCCTCGACGAGACCACCACCCGTGCCGAAGTGATCGCACTGGCTGGCCTGTTCGGTGCCGAGATCGACAATATCGACGAGCTGGACGCTGCCACGGCCGACGCCCTGCCCGCCGCGCTGCTGCGTCAGACTGACTTCCTCACCCATCCGGTGTTCAACACGCACCACAGCGAGCACGAGTTGCTGCGCTACATGCGCGCGCTGGCCGACAAGGACCTGGCGATGGATCGCACGATGATCCCGCTGGGTTCGTGCACCATGAAGCTCAACGCCACCGCCGAGATGATCCCGATCACCTGGCCGGAGTTCGGCAACATCCACCCGCTGGCGCCGACCTCGCAGACCACCGGCTACAAGGAACTGATCGACGGCCTTGAGGCGATGCTGGTCGAATGCACCGGCTACGACGCAGTAAGCCTGCAGCCGAACTCCGGCGCACAGGGTGAGTACGCCGGCCTGCTGGCGATCCGTGCGTATCACCGTTCGCGCAACGAAGCCCATCGCGACATCTGCCTGATCCCCGAGTCCGCCCACGGCACCAACCCGGCTTCCGCCCACCTGTGCGGCATGAGCGTGGTGGTGACCAAGTGCGATGCCAATGGCAACGTCGACGTCGAGGACATCCGCCGCGCCGCGGAGAAATATTCCGACCGCCTCGCCGCGCTGATGATCACCTACCCGTCCACGCATGGCGTGTTCGAGGAAGATATCGTGGCGATCTGCGACATCGTCCACCAGCACGGCGGCCAGGTGTACACCGACGGCGCCAACATGAACGCGCTGGTCGGCGTGGCCAAGCCCGGCAAGTGGGGCTCGGACGTGTCGCACCTGAACCTGCACAAGACGTTCTGCATCCCGCACGGCGGCGGCGGCCCGGGCGTGGGTCCGTGCGCGGTGAAGTCGCATCTCGCGCCGTTCCTGCCGAGGAAGCTCGGTGAAGAAAGCGCAGTCGGCATGGTGAGCGCGGCCAGCTTCGGCTCGGCCAGCATCCTGCCGATCAGCTGGATGTACATCACCATGATGGGCCAGCAGGGCCTGCGCAAGGCGACCCAGGTCGCCCTGCTCAACGCCAACTACATCGCGAAGCGGCTGGCAGCGCACTACCCCACCCTGTACACCGGCCGCAACGGGCTGGTGGCGCATGAATGCATCCTCGACCTGCGTCCGCTCAAGGACGCCACCGGCATCGGTGCGGAGGACGTGGCGAAGCGGCTGATCGACTTCGGCTTCCACGCGCCGACGCTGAGCTTCCCGGTGTCCGGCACCTTGATGGTGGAACCGACCGAGAGCGAATCGCAGATCGAGCTGGACCGTTTCATCGACGCGATGATCCAGATCCGCGACGAGATCCGCGCGATCGAGGAAGGCAAGCTGGACCGCGAGGACAACCCGCTGAAGAACGCCCCGCACACCGCAACCATGGTCAGCGCCAGCGAGTGGACCCACGCCTACCCGCGCGAACTGGCCGCCTTCCCGCTGGCCAGCCTGAAGCTGCAGAAGTACTGGTCGCCGGTGGCTCGCGTCGACAACGTCTACGGCGACAAGAACATCATGTGCGCCTGCATCCCGGTGGATGCGTACAAGGAAGAAGCCGAGGCATAA
- a CDS encoding VOC family protein — protein MIRIGEIDHVVLRAIDIAAMQRFYCEVLGCREERRQDEIGLVQLRAGASLIDLVAIDGKLGRHGGAAPGREGHNMDHLCLRVEDYDEAAILAHLQAHGVRIGELGSRYGARGEGPSIYLYDPQGNMIELKGGFS, from the coding sequence ATGATCCGTATCGGCGAAATCGACCACGTGGTGTTGCGCGCCATCGACATCGCGGCCATGCAACGCTTCTACTGCGAGGTACTCGGCTGCCGCGAGGAACGCCGGCAGGACGAGATCGGCCTGGTGCAGCTGCGCGCCGGCGCCTCGCTGATCGACCTGGTAGCCATCGACGGCAAGCTCGGCCGCCATGGTGGCGCCGCGCCGGGCAGGGAAGGCCACAACATGGATCACCTGTGCCTGCGCGTGGAGGACTACGACGAGGCGGCGATCCTGGCGCACCTGCAGGCGCATGGCGTGCGCATTGGCGAGCTGGGTTCGCGCTATGGTGCGAGAGGCGAAGGCCCGTCGATCTACCTGTACGACCCGCAGGGCAACATGATCGAGCTGAAGGGGGGATTTTCCTAA
- a CDS encoding YncE family protein translates to MNIETDRTLRPGLTSLMAFAVLFVATPACSSAAGPGGPGSRLPLTTLAEVPLPGRATRWDYASLDQRSHLLFLAHLGDSAVVVFDTAQRKVVATIPDVSSVHGVLYVPELDRVYASATGADEVVAIDAKTFKIIARAPAGDYPDGMAYAPDVHKLYVSDEHGGTDTVIDVRSNARVATIPLGGEVGNTQYDPVTRHIFANVQTRRQLVEIDPATDKVISRISLPGAVGNHGLYIDGASRLAFIACEDNSKLLVLDLTSRKVRASFDVADDPDVLAFDASLGWLYVAGESGEVSIFKVTGQAVRPIATAVLGPNAHVVAVDGSTHQAYFPLKPMLGKSRLRITQPRL, encoded by the coding sequence ATGAACATCGAGACAGATCGCACCCTCCGCCCGGGCTTGACGTCCCTGATGGCCTTTGCGGTCTTGTTCGTGGCCACCCCCGCATGCAGTAGCGCGGCTGGTCCGGGCGGCCCAGGCAGCCGGTTGCCGCTGACCACGCTCGCGGAGGTGCCGTTGCCCGGCAGAGCCACGCGCTGGGACTACGCCAGCCTCGACCAACGAAGCCATCTTCTTTTCCTGGCGCACCTGGGCGACAGCGCCGTCGTCGTGTTCGACACCGCCCAGCGCAAGGTGGTGGCGACCATTCCCGACGTCAGCTCCGTCCACGGCGTGCTGTACGTGCCAGAGCTGGATCGGGTGTATGCGTCGGCGACCGGCGCCGATGAAGTGGTCGCGATCGACGCGAAAACCTTCAAGATCATCGCACGCGCCCCCGCGGGGGATTATCCGGACGGCATGGCCTATGCCCCGGACGTGCACAAGCTGTATGTCTCCGATGAACACGGTGGCACCGACACCGTGATCGACGTGCGGTCGAACGCCCGGGTGGCCACGATCCCGCTGGGCGGCGAGGTGGGCAACACCCAGTACGATCCGGTCACCCGGCACATTTTCGCGAACGTGCAGACCCGCAGGCAGCTGGTGGAAATCGATCCGGCTACCGACAAGGTGATCAGCCGGATCAGCCTTCCCGGTGCCGTCGGCAATCACGGCCTCTACATCGATGGCGCCTCACGTCTGGCCTTCATCGCCTGTGAGGACAACAGCAAGTTGCTGGTGCTGGATCTGACCAGTCGAAAGGTGCGGGCCAGCTTCGACGTTGCCGATGATCCGGATGTCCTGGCCTTCGATGCTTCGCTCGGCTGGCTCTACGTGGCCGGTGAATCCGGCGAGGTGTCGATCTTCAAGGTCACTGGGCAGGCCGTTCGACCGATCGCTACCGCGGTGCTGGGCCCGAATGCCCACGTCGTCGCCGTGGACGGCAGCACGCACCAGGCCTATTTCCCGTTGAAGCCTATGCTGGGCAAATCCAGGCTGCGAATCACGCAACCCCGGCTCTAG
- a CDS encoding MFS transporter encodes MSEIASARIAARLDRLPPSRTIWKIVLWISLGGVFEFYDLFFTAYVAPGMMKSGLFTSQSLGFFASLDSIKIAGFGTFVFSTFAGLWVGVVLFGHMADRYGRRPVFTWSLVWYVACTAIMAFQHSGEMLNVWRFIAGVGFAVQLVTIDTYISELIPGAERGRAFSVNQFITFAVVPLVALLAWLLVPLSPLGIDGWRWVVLIGSMGAVLVWLLVQGIPESPRWLALQGRTDEAEAIMAAIEQRVVAETGKPLPPPALAHAEETGRGHFGEIFSPQYRKRTLMLSVFNMAQVIGFYGFAAWVPTLLIARGITITHSLEYSFIIAIANPLGPLLGVLFADRIERKLQIMLGLMLMGLSMLAFAMADNPVALIALGVVFTLAANVMSYAYHNYQAELYPTRIRSRAVGFVYSWSRIAAAFAGLAVGYLLHAGGVLAVAMFIAIAMVVGIAMIGIFGPQTKGVALEEISH; translated from the coding sequence GTGTCTGAAATTGCCTCCGCCAGGATCGCCGCCCGCCTCGACCGGCTGCCGCCATCGCGCACGATATGGAAGATCGTTCTGTGGATCTCGCTGGGCGGCGTGTTCGAGTTCTACGACCTGTTCTTCACCGCCTACGTTGCTCCGGGCATGATGAAATCGGGTCTCTTCACATCGCAATCGTTGGGCTTTTTCGCAAGCCTGGACTCGATCAAGATCGCCGGTTTCGGAACCTTCGTCTTCAGCACCTTCGCGGGCCTGTGGGTGGGCGTGGTGCTGTTCGGCCATATGGCGGACCGCTACGGCCGGCGGCCGGTGTTCACCTGGTCGCTGGTGTGGTACGTGGCCTGCACCGCGATCATGGCGTTTCAGCACAGCGGCGAAATGCTGAACGTCTGGCGCTTCATCGCCGGCGTGGGTTTCGCGGTACAGCTGGTCACCATCGACACCTATATCTCCGAACTGATCCCCGGTGCGGAGCGTGGCCGCGCGTTCTCCGTCAACCAGTTCATCACGTTCGCCGTGGTGCCGCTGGTGGCGCTGCTGGCCTGGCTGCTGGTGCCCCTCAGCCCGCTGGGCATCGACGGCTGGCGCTGGGTGGTGCTGATCGGCTCGATGGGCGCCGTGCTGGTATGGCTGCTGGTGCAGGGGATTCCGGAGAGCCCGCGCTGGCTGGCCCTGCAGGGTCGCACCGACGAGGCGGAAGCCATCATGGCGGCGATCGAGCAGCGGGTGGTCGCGGAGACGGGCAAGCCGCTGCCGCCGCCTGCGCTGGCGCATGCTGAGGAGACCGGCCGCGGGCACTTCGGCGAGATCTTCTCGCCGCAATACCGCAAGCGCACTCTGATGCTGTCGGTATTCAACATGGCCCAAGTCATCGGCTTCTATGGCTTCGCGGCATGGGTACCGACCCTGCTGATAGCGCGCGGCATCACCATCACGCACAGCCTCGAATACTCCTTCATCATCGCCATCGCCAATCCCCTGGGGCCGCTACTCGGCGTGCTCTTTGCCGACCGCATCGAGCGCAAGCTGCAGATCATGCTGGGCCTGATGTTGATGGGCCTGAGCATGCTGGCCTTCGCCATGGCGGACAACCCGGTCGCGCTGATCGCGCTCGGTGTGGTGTTCACGCTGGCGGCCAACGTGATGTCGTATGCGTACCACAACTACCAGGCAGAGCTTTATCCGACTCGCATACGCTCCAGAGCGGTGGGCTTCGTCTATTCGTGGAGCCGCATTGCGGCCGCATTTGCCGGCTTGGCCGTCGGGTATCTGCTCCATGCAGGTGGCGTGCTGGCAGTGGCGATGTTCATCGCAATCGCCATGGTGGTCGGCATTGCAATGATCGGCATTTTTGGCCCGCAGACCAAGGGTGTGGCACTGGAAGAAATCAGCCACTGA